The Crocosphaera subtropica ATCC 51142 genome includes a window with the following:
- the pstB gene encoding phosphate ABC transporter ATP-binding protein PstB, which translates to MGNMEQDTIPLENLETVFSLDHVDIYYGNYRAVRDVTFTIPKNKVTAFIGPSGCGKSTILRCFNRLNDLIDSFHLNGKINYHGQDLYDSDIDPIEVRKRIGMVFQKPNPFPKTIYDNIAYGARVNNFKGDLDELVETSLKRAVLWDEVKDKLGESGFSLSGGQQQRLCIARTIAAQPEVVLMDEPCSALDPISTLKIEELMHELKENYTIVIVTHNMQQATRVADYTAFFNAEATDKGSKVGFLVEYDHTERIFGDPKHQDTKDYVSGRFG; encoded by the coding sequence ATGGGAAATATGGAACAAGATACAATACCATTAGAAAATTTAGAGACAGTTTTTTCCCTGGATCACGTCGATATTTATTACGGAAACTATCGGGCGGTTCGTGACGTTACCTTTACTATTCCTAAAAATAAAGTAACCGCTTTTATCGGTCCTTCGGGATGCGGAAAAAGTACCATATTACGCTGTTTTAATCGACTCAATGATCTCATTGATAGTTTTCATCTTAATGGGAAAATAAACTATCACGGACAGGATTTATATGACTCAGATATCGATCCTATTGAGGTTAGAAAACGCATCGGTATGGTGTTTCAAAAACCTAATCCTTTTCCTAAAACCATCTATGATAATATTGCTTATGGTGCTAGGGTGAATAATTTTAAGGGAGATTTGGATGAGTTAGTAGAAACTTCCTTAAAACGAGCGGTTTTGTGGGATGAAGTTAAGGATAAATTAGGGGAAAGTGGCTTTTCCTTGTCTGGAGGACAACAACAAAGATTGTGTATTGCTCGCACCATTGCTGCTCAACCTGAAGTGGTATTAATGGACGAACCTTGTTCAGCATTAGACCCGATTTCAACCTTAAAAATTGAGGAATTAATGCACGAATTAAAGGAAAATTATACTATTGTTATTGTCACCCATAATATGCAGCAAGCCACACGGGTAGCTGATTACACAGCCTTTTTCAATGCAGAAGCCACCGACAAGGGAAGTAAAGTGGGTTTTCTGGTTGAATATGATCATACAGAGAGAATTTTTGGTGATCCTAAGCATCAGGATACTAAAGATTATGTCAGTGGCCGTTTTGGTTGA
- the coaD gene encoding pantetheine-phosphate adenylyltransferase, with the protein MIAIYPGSFDPITLGHLDIIERGVVLFEKVIVTVMYNPNKRPLFPVEKRIEQITKCTQHLPGVEVDSYKGLTVDYAKLRKAQVLLRGLRVLSDFEKELQMAHTNKTLAEDVQTIFLATNKEYSFLSSSTVKEIAQFGGSVSHMVPENVLRDLREYYR; encoded by the coding sequence ATGATCGCCATTTATCCAGGAAGTTTTGATCCCATTACCCTTGGTCATCTCGATATCATTGAGCGAGGGGTTGTGTTATTTGAAAAAGTGATCGTGACGGTGATGTATAACCCCAATAAACGGCCGTTGTTTCCTGTAGAAAAAAGAATTGAGCAAATTACTAAATGTACCCAACATTTACCTGGGGTTGAGGTGGACAGTTATAAGGGGTTAACGGTAGATTATGCAAAATTACGGAAAGCTCAAGTGTTATTACGGGGTTTACGGGTATTGTCGGATTTTGAAAAGGAATTACAGATGGCTCACACCAATAAAACTTTGGCTGAAGATGTGCAGACCATTTTCCTAGCCACTAACAAAGAGTATAGTTTTTTAAGTAGTAGTACGGTCAAAGAAATTGCTCAATTTGGGGGATCGGTTTCTCACATGGTTCCTGAAAATGTGCTGCGGGATCTGAGGGAGTATTATCGGTAA
- the pstB gene encoding phosphate ABC transporter ATP-binding protein PstB, whose amino-acid sequence MMTNVATETVLRTENLNVFYGSNLAVRDVTLDIPINKVVAFIGPSGCGKSTVLRCFNRMNDLIPSARIDGKITYHGKDIYTKKVDPVDLRCRIGMVFQKPNPFPKSIYENIAFGARLNGYKGDMSELVETSLKKASVWDETKDKLHQSGLALSGGQQQRLCIARAIAVKPDVILMDEPCAALDPISTLKIEELIHELKKDYTIVIVTHNMQQASRVSDLTAFYNAEATPKGGKVGYLVEYDQTEVVFQNPAEEATRDYVSGRFG is encoded by the coding sequence ATGATGACTAATGTAGCAACGGAAACCGTCTTAAGAACTGAAAACTTAAACGTTTTCTACGGTTCTAATTTAGCTGTTAGGGATGTTACCTTAGACATTCCTATTAATAAAGTGGTGGCGTTTATTGGTCCTTCGGGATGTGGAAAAAGTACGGTTTTACGCTGTTTTAATCGGATGAATGATCTCATTCCTAGTGCGAGAATCGACGGGAAAATTACCTATCACGGGAAGGATATTTATACCAAAAAAGTTGACCCTGTAGACTTACGGTGTCGCATTGGTATGGTATTCCAAAAACCTAACCCGTTCCCCAAGTCTATCTACGAAAATATTGCTTTTGGTGCTAGATTGAACGGGTATAAAGGAGATATGAGTGAGTTAGTGGAAACCTCCTTAAAAAAAGCCTCGGTATGGGATGAAACGAAAGATAAATTGCATCAAAGTGGGTTAGCCTTGTCTGGAGGACAACAACAACGATTGTGTATTGCACGGGCGATCGCCGTTAAACCAGATGTTATTTTAATGGATGAACCTTGTGCAGCGTTAGACCCCATTTCTACTCTAAAAATTGAAGAATTAATCCACGAACTCAAGAAAGATTACACCATTGTGATTGTTACCCACAATATGCAGCAAGCGTCACGGGTATCAGATTTAACGGCGTTTTATAACGCAGAAGCCACTCCTAAAGGGGGTAAAGTGGGTTATTTAGTAGAATATGATCAAACTGAGGTGGTCTTTCAAAATCCTGCGGAGGAAGCCACTAGGGACTATGTTAGCGGACGATTTGGTTAA
- a CDS encoding DUF4079 domain-containing protein, giving the protein MKPVDFLLIIHPTLAIIFVFPLIGIVSYYSWQTRQRRLAILDKNKSKIPPIVGREHVKVGRWLSSFVVAVTLFGLAYPIGENIIKNQMWASNFLQFIFLILIFILTAVSLYLLHVARQKHWRGIFATLTGMGIVVLGCQEGVFRRTNEWYISHYYYGITAALLMIFSLAIIEDIYQDKSNRWRNLHIFLNCFALLLFMGQGITGTRDLLEIGKYKLGG; this is encoded by the coding sequence ATGAAACCTGTTGATTTTTTGCTCATTATTCATCCTACATTAGCAATTATTTTTGTTTTTCCTTTGATTGGTATTGTCTCTTATTATTCTTGGCAAACCCGTCAAAGACGCTTAGCTATTCTTGACAAGAATAAAAGTAAAATTCCCCCTATTGTTGGTCGAGAACACGTTAAAGTAGGGCGTTGGTTATCGAGTTTTGTGGTAGCTGTTACTTTATTTGGACTCGCTTATCCTATTGGGGAAAATATTATTAAAAATCAAATGTGGGCAAGTAACTTTTTACAATTTATTTTCCTGATTTTAATATTTATTTTAACGGCTGTTTCTCTCTATCTACTTCATGTTGCCAGACAGAAACATTGGCGAGGCATTTTTGCCACTTTAACAGGGATGGGAATTGTCGTTTTAGGATGCCAAGAGGGAGTATTTCGGCGTACCAATGAGTGGTATATCTCCCATTATTATTATGGAATTACTGCTGCTTTATTAATGATTTTTTCCTTAGCTATTATCGAAGATATTTATCAAGATAAGTCAAATCGTTGGCGTAATTTGCATATTTTTCTTAATTGTTTTGCTTTGTTATTATTTATGGGACAAGGCATAACAGGCACGAGAGATTTATTAGAAATTGGAAAATATAAGTTAGGGGGATGA
- the rpoD gene encoding RNA polymerase sigma factor RpoD: MSSFAPKEQEENGMTQANDLLTLTESQMEVAFFVDEDIESSGNDIAETETKKTRKISASRRRDPSKKKPYTEDSIRVYLQEIGRIRLLRAEEEIELARKIADLLQLERIREALWEELDQEPTDEQWGKRIFQWENIEQMLRAQSAKDKDPKWSEVTTMLQQADIISDLEKTWKLESKAYLPKFKRRLYLGRKAKDKMVHSNLRLVVSIAKKYMNRGLSFQDLIQEGSLGLIRAAEKFDHEKGYKFSTYATWWIRQAITRAIADQSRTIRLPVHLYETISRIKKTTKLLSQEMRRKPTEEEIATRMEMTIEKLRFIAKSAQLPISLETPIGKEEDSRLGDFIEADGETPEDEVSKNLLREDLENVLDTLSPRERDVLRLRYGLDDGRMKTLEEIGQIFNVTRERIRQIEAKALRKLRHPNRNSILKEYIR, encoded by the coding sequence ATTTCTAGTTTTGCACCGAAGGAGCAAGAGGAAAACGGCATGACGCAGGCTAACGACCTATTAACCCTTACTGAATCTCAGATGGAAGTCGCATTCTTTGTTGATGAAGACATAGAATCATCCGGCAATGACATTGCTGAAACAGAAACTAAAAAAACGCGCAAGATTAGTGCTTCTCGTCGTCGAGATCCTAGTAAGAAAAAACCTTACACCGAGGATTCGATTCGGGTTTATTTACAAGAAATAGGTCGCATTCGACTTTTACGGGCTGAAGAAGAAATTGAACTGGCTCGAAAAATTGCTGATCTACTCCAACTTGAGCGCATTAGAGAAGCCCTATGGGAAGAACTTGATCAAGAACCCACCGACGAACAATGGGGAAAACGAATCTTTCAATGGGAAAATATTGAGCAAATGCTGCGCGCTCAATCGGCCAAAGACAAAGATCCCAAATGGTCTGAAGTCACCACTATGTTACAACAGGCCGACATTATTTCAGATTTAGAGAAGACTTGGAAACTAGAGTCTAAAGCCTATCTTCCTAAGTTTAAGCGTCGTTTGTATTTGGGACGCAAAGCGAAGGATAAAATGGTTCACTCTAACCTCCGTTTAGTGGTTTCCATTGCTAAAAAATACATGAATCGGGGTTTGTCTTTCCAAGATTTGATTCAGGAGGGGTCGTTAGGTTTGATCCGTGCTGCTGAAAAATTTGACCATGAGAAAGGCTATAAATTCTCTACCTACGCCACTTGGTGGATTCGTCAAGCCATTACTAGAGCGATCGCTGATCAATCCCGTACCATTCGTCTTCCCGTCCATCTTTACGAAACCATCTCCCGTATTAAGAAAACCACCAAACTGCTGTCTCAAGAAATGCGTCGTAAACCCACCGAAGAAGAAATTGCGACTCGCATGGAAATGACCATTGAGAAGTTACGGTTCATCGCTAAGTCCGCACAACTTCCTATCTCTCTAGAAACCCCCATCGGGAAAGAAGAAGACTCCCGTTTGGGGGATTTTATTGAAGCGGATGGAGAAACCCCAGAAGATGAGGTATCTAAGAATCTCTTACGGGAAGATTTAGAGAATGTTCTCGATACCTTAAGCCCCAGAGAAAGAGATGTTCTGCGGTTACGTTATGGATTGGATGATGGACGGATGAAAACCCTAGAGGAAATTGGGCAGATTTTCAACGTCACCCGTGAACGCATTCGCCAAATTGAAGCGAAAGCATTGCGGAAGTTACGTCATCCCAACCGTAATAGTATTCTTAAAGAATATATTCGCTAG
- a CDS encoding efflux RND transporter periplasmic adaptor subunit, with amino-acid sequence MVIKNRIQAVLVLASILMLGSVGCKIVPDTEAKEEETANLEETLPSVDVTIARTDSIRDAIEYIGTTQPVQTVALRSQVEGQLLRLTVDVGDPVTQGQLLAQLDDSLLQAEVGRAEAELAALNSEVIRAQGEVKSAISAVASAKVQLEQAKTDADRLEQLYEQGAIALQEVELARTEYRTAQQALSSAQSEVNVRQSAVEAAKGRVIAQQSLIQQEQERLSYTRLQSPITGYVLQRVIETGNLVQPGSEILRLGDFSQVKVVVPVSELDLANIRVGQSVRVRLDAFSRDTFVGRVSNISPAADPTSRQVPIEVILANPEQKISSGLLARVSFNQSGSQPVVIPETALQASGNATTEERGTVFVVTGDKNNATVTERMVRLGERVDGQVEVLGGLRPGERYVSRSSDTLEDNQSVKLSVLSE; translated from the coding sequence ATGGTTATTAAAAATCGCATTCAAGCTGTATTAGTCTTAGCTAGTATTTTAATGTTAGGGTCAGTAGGCTGTAAAATTGTCCCTGATACTGAAGCAAAAGAAGAAGAAACCGCCAATCTTGAGGAAACACTACCCTCTGTTGATGTAACGATCGCCCGTACCGACTCGATCCGAGATGCCATTGAATACATCGGAACCACTCAACCGGTGCAAACCGTTGCCTTGCGATCGCAAGTAGAAGGACAATTATTAAGATTAACCGTAGATGTAGGCGATCCTGTGACCCAAGGGCAATTATTAGCCCAGTTAGATGATAGTTTATTACAAGCAGAAGTGGGCAGAGCAGAAGCAGAGTTAGCTGCGTTAAACTCAGAGGTGATCCGCGCCCAAGGAGAGGTGAAATCAGCTATTTCTGCCGTAGCATCGGCAAAAGTCCAACTAGAACAGGCCAAAACCGACGCAGATCGCTTAGAACAATTATATGAACAAGGAGCGATCGCTTTACAAGAGGTAGAGTTAGCTCGTACAGAATACCGTACCGCACAACAGGCTTTATCCTCGGCACAATCAGAGGTTAATGTGCGTCAATCTGCCGTAGAAGCAGCCAAAGGACGAGTAATTGCCCAACAATCTTTAATCCAACAAGAACAAGAAAGATTATCTTATACTCGTCTTCAATCTCCCATCACTGGTTATGTGTTGCAACGGGTGATAGAAACGGGAAATTTAGTACAACCTGGTAGCGAAATTCTGCGTTTAGGGGATTTTAGTCAGGTTAAGGTGGTGGTTCCGGTTTCCGAGTTAGACTTAGCTAATATCCGTGTTGGCCAGTCGGTGAGGGTGCGTTTAGATGCCTTTTCCCGTGACACTTTCGTAGGCCGAGTCAGTAATATTTCTCCTGCGGCCGATCCCACCAGTCGGCAAGTTCCTATCGAGGTTATTTTAGCCAATCCTGAGCAGAAAATCAGCAGTGGATTGTTAGCAAGGGTGAGTTTTAATCAAAGTGGTTCGCAACCGGTGGTGATTCCTGAGACTGCGTTACAAGCGTCTGGAAATGCAACGACAGAAGAACGGGGAACTGTGTTTGTGGTGACAGGAGATAAAAACAATGCAACCGTCACAGAGAGAATGGTGAGGTTAGGGGAACGGGTTGATGGCCAAGTGGAAGTTTTAGGAGGTTTGCGGCCTGGGGAACGGTATGTGTCTCGTAGTAGTGATACTTTGGAAGATAATCAATCTGTGAAGTTGAGTGTTTTGTCAGAGTAA
- a CDS encoding DUF1269 domain-containing protein, producing MTALTVWKFDTANGAQEALNKLVPLQKEHIIEIRDAATVSWPEGKKKPKTTQAINLVGIGALDGAFWGLLFGLLFFCPIFGIAVGAGMGALGGSLRDYGINDDFIKDVRSKVTEGTSALFLLTGDVTVDKVEEALGGITGELIQSNLSNEEEEKLKEHFSPEV from the coding sequence ATGACAGCACTTACAGTTTGGAAATTTGATACTGCCAATGGGGCCCAAGAAGCATTAAATAAACTGGTTCCATTACAAAAAGAACATATTATTGAAATCAGAGACGCAGCAACCGTTTCTTGGCCAGAAGGAAAAAAGAAACCAAAAACAACACAAGCCATTAATTTAGTGGGAATAGGTGCATTAGATGGGGCTTTTTGGGGTTTATTATTCGGATTACTCTTTTTCTGTCCCATTTTTGGCATTGCAGTGGGCGCTGGAATGGGTGCGTTAGGAGGTTCTCTACGGGATTATGGTATCAACGATGATTTTATTAAAGATGTTAGAAGCAAAGTCACCGAAGGGACATCCGCTCTTTTCTTACTAACTGGGGATGTCACCGTTGATAAAGTAGAAGAAGCTCTCGGTGGCATCACTGGGGAATTAATTCAGTCCAATTTATCTAATGAGGAAGAAGAAAAACTCAAAGAACATTTTAGTCCCGAAGTTTAA
- a CDS encoding DUF29 domain-containing protein, protein MANKLYERDLQLWIEQTINHLKNGEFASLDIEHLIEELVDLGKSEKNALKSNLKILLGHLLKLQVQSDAPETMKASWYSSVLEHRQRVLDNLADTPSLRRFLPEAVEKAYGDGRKLAIKEGKLAKFGVRVPKERDYPINCPFSIEQILDEDFYGS, encoded by the coding sequence ATGGCCAACAAACTTTATGAGCGAGACTTACAACTGTGGATCGAGCAAACCATTAATCACTTGAAAAATGGTGAGTTTGCATCCTTGGATATTGAGCATTTGATTGAGGAATTAGTTGATTTGGGTAAGTCCGAGAAAAATGCACTCAAAAGCAATCTAAAAATTTTGTTAGGCCATTTACTCAAGTTGCAAGTCCAGTCAGATGCCCCTGAAACCATGAAAGCAAGCTGGTATAGTTCTGTATTAGAACATCGTCAGCGTGTTCTTGATAATTTAGCAGATACCCCATCTTTGAGACGTTTTTTACCAGAAGCAGTGGAAAAAGCTTATGGAGATGGAAGAAAGTTAGCTATAAAAGAAGGGAAACTGGCCAAATTTGGGGTACGAGTTCCCAAAGAACGTGACTATCCTATTAATTGTCCTTTTTCTATTGAACAGATTCTTGATGAAGATTTTTATGGGAGTTAA
- a CDS encoding carbonic anhydrase, translating to MNDQSAQPPVSRRQLIKYGGGLIGTSFMATVLTNEVMKPQPVLGQNKGTPDEALTALMAGNQRFVNNKQKNPNQTVVRLPEVVSGQNPFAAVLSCADSRVPVEIIFDRGIGDIFVVRDAGNVATEGAIASLEFGTLVLGAKVLMVIGHQDCGAVISTMKQAEVPGNIGLILDNIKPAISNYIGKDTEEEAIQKATEANVLYQVQQLNQSPILAQLKAENKLKIVGAYSNLETGKITLL from the coding sequence ATGAACGATCAATCAGCGCAACCTCCTGTGTCTCGCCGTCAATTAATCAAATACGGGGGGGGACTTATCGGTACCAGTTTCATGGCCACTGTCTTGACTAATGAGGTGATGAAACCTCAACCCGTTTTAGGCCAAAATAAGGGGACTCCTGATGAAGCATTGACCGCATTAATGGCAGGTAATCAACGATTTGTTAATAATAAACAAAAAAATCCTAATCAAACTGTCGTTCGTCTGCCGGAAGTGGTTTCAGGACAAAACCCCTTTGCTGCGGTTTTAAGTTGTGCTGATTCGAGAGTTCCTGTGGAGATTATTTTTGATAGGGGTATTGGTGACATTTTTGTGGTTCGGGATGCAGGAAATGTGGCTACCGAAGGAGCGATCGCTAGTCTTGAATTTGGTACGCTAGTGTTAGGGGCAAAGGTGTTAATGGTTATCGGACATCAAGACTGTGGGGCTGTTATTTCGACTATGAAACAAGCAGAGGTTCCTGGTAATATTGGACTTATTCTTGATAATATTAAACCGGCCATCAGCAATTATATAGGTAAAGATACTGAAGAAGAAGCGATACAAAAAGCAACAGAGGCCAATGTTTTATATCAGGTTCAACAACTGAATCAGTCTCCGATTCTTGCTCAATTAAAAGCGGAAAATAAACTAAAAATTGTGGGTGCTTACTCTAATTTAGAAACCGGAAAAATTACGTTACTCTGA
- a CDS encoding RNA-guided endonuclease InsQ/TnpB family protein — translation MAILTLTLKLPFYRLNQCKSQEFDRLTKLNTGIGNQLLEIPKTDRRKYTSKDFNHVEIGSGWINQTIRNSCAATKVKKFKYLPLEVNNQGWRIEKKGDIYSVAFSIIRGVKKRIPLAIHQSNHTDVLDKIIAKSTKKGSLKLWKSKKRVRNLPSHGKCKTHSRQGIWYVLLSVSMEVPDAEPVKNWIGVDRGQNQIAVASLPDGFGKFWNGRQIKHLRRRYQKLRKQLQKANKRKVIKRLESKERRIITYINHCISKQLVQFASYYGMGLRFEDLSNIRQTSKQSKKVRSDAGNSRHAWSYFQLETLTRYKAIKNGVPFELVPAPYTSKSDHRNGVIGKRNGHWFRGFDGYQCNSDWNASQNIGQWLGFSCPLDLQKTVFVMDADGLKDGVNGSPPSRVPMRRATARGCSS, via the coding sequence ATGGCTATTTTAACCCTGACACTTAAACTTCCTTTTTATCGGTTAAACCAATGCAAATCGCAAGAGTTTGACCGATTAACTAAGTTGAACACGGGTATTGGTAATCAATTATTAGAAATCCCTAAAACAGATAGAAGAAAATACACCAGTAAAGATTTCAATCACGTTGAAATTGGATCGGGTTGGATTAATCAAACTATCCGTAATAGCTGTGCTGCAACGAAAGTCAAGAAGTTTAAATATTTGCCACTAGAGGTTAATAATCAAGGATGGCGGATTGAGAAAAAAGGTGATATTTATTCAGTTGCTTTCTCAATTATTAGAGGGGTTAAAAAACGTATTCCTCTAGCTATTCATCAATCTAATCATACTGATGTTTTAGATAAAATCATAGCTAAATCTACCAAAAAAGGTAGTCTTAAGTTATGGAAATCTAAAAAGCGAGTGCGTAATTTGCCGTCGCACGGCAAATGTAAGACGCACTCAAGACAAGGTATTTGGTATGTTTTGTTATCGGTATCAATGGAAGTTCCTGATGCTGAACCAGTTAAAAATTGGATTGGAGTAGATAGAGGACAAAATCAAATTGCTGTTGCTAGTTTGCCTGATGGGTTTGGAAAGTTTTGGAATGGTCGTCAAATTAAACATTTAAGGCGACGTTATCAAAAACTTAGAAAACAACTCCAAAAAGCCAATAAACGCAAGGTAATTAAACGGTTAGAATCAAAAGAAAGACGAATCATAACCTATATTAACCATTGCATTTCTAAGCAGTTAGTCCAGTTTGCGTCATATTATGGTATGGGGTTAAGATTTGAAGATTTATCTAACATTAGACAAACTTCAAAACAATCCAAAAAAGTCAGGTCTGATGCAGGAAATAGTCGCCATGCTTGGTCATATTTCCAGTTAGAAACACTAACTCGCTATAAAGCTATTAAAAATGGTGTTCCTTTTGAATTAGTGCCAGCCCCATACACTTCTAAATCAGATCATCGTAATGGTGTAATTGGCAAAAGAAATGGGCATTGGTTCAGAGGTTTTGACGGTTATCAATGCAATTCTGATTGGAATGCTAGTCAAAATATAGGTCAATGGTTAGGTTTTTCATGTCCTTTAGACCTTCAGAAAACTGTATTTGTAATGGATGCAGACGGTTTAAAGGATGGGGTCAATGGGAGTCCCCCCTCGCGCGTTCCCATGCGCCGTGCAACGGCGCGGGGTTGCTCGTCTTAA
- a CDS encoding PEP-CTERM sorting domain-containing protein → MKKVLSTLVGASVLATGGISLSATDVGALTLANGTTTCSISNLDGATHCEGAYAGNDSNQSLDGLFGINGWTEVVKTEDDTNEGNVFDSMDGSWSNTGMGVTLTVNTIGGTSGTWSATGLDYSNYDYVAVLKGGPTFSAYKLADFTIGGNWDTSGILTGGQNPQPSPGLSHFTLYKTPGTAVPEPLTILGAGAAISFGTAFKRKLGKAKKSNEKA, encoded by the coding sequence ATGAAAAAAGTTCTTTCTACTTTAGTTGGGGCTTCTGTATTAGCGACTGGTGGTATTAGTCTATCTGCTACTGATGTAGGTGCTTTGACTCTTGCTAATGGTACCACTACTTGTAGTATTAGTAATCTTGATGGGGCTACTCATTGCGAAGGTGCATATGCAGGTAATGATTCTAATCAGAGTCTTGATGGTTTATTTGGTATTAACGGCTGGACAGAAGTTGTCAAAACAGAAGATGATACAAACGAGGGTAACGTATTCGATTCAATGGATGGCAGTTGGTCTAACACTGGCATGGGAGTAACATTGACTGTAAATACTATTGGTGGGACATCAGGGACTTGGAGTGCTACTGGACTTGACTATTCTAACTACGACTATGTAGCAGTTTTAAAAGGTGGCCCAACTTTTTCTGCGTATAAGTTAGCTGATTTTACTATTGGCGGTAACTGGGATACATCAGGAATTCTAACAGGTGGCCAAAACCCTCAACCTAGTCCTGGTCTTTCTCATTTCACACTTTATAAAACGCCTGGGACAGCCGTTCCCGAACCCCTCACCATCTTAGGTGCTGGTGCTGCCATCAGTTTCGGAACTGCGTTCAAGCGTAAGTTAGGTAAAGCTAAAAAGAGCAACGAAAAAGCATAA
- a CDS encoding divergent PAP2 family protein, with translation MQDFAIIFHNKILLVSLIACFSAQGLKLIIELIRHRKINFRYLVTTGGMPSAHSALVGALATGVGLTRGWESPEFAIACLFAVIVMYDAAGVRQAAGKQARILNQLLDELIHDTHHLNTEERLKELLGHTPFQVVIGLTWGIGVCLLTLSVL, from the coding sequence ATGCAGGATTTTGCAATAATATTTCACAACAAAATACTGTTGGTGTCCTTGATCGCTTGCTTTTCGGCGCAAGGGTTAAAGCTAATTATTGAGTTAATTCGTCATCGCAAAATTAACTTTCGTTACCTAGTGACCACCGGGGGAATGCCTAGCGCACATTCGGCTTTAGTGGGGGCTTTGGCTACAGGGGTTGGCCTAACTAGGGGTTGGGAAAGTCCAGAATTTGCCATTGCTTGTTTATTTGCTGTGATCGTCATGTACGATGCGGCCGGAGTCCGTCAAGCAGCCGGCAAACAAGCACGGATACTCAATCAATTGCTCGACGAATTGATACACGATACCCATCACCTCAATACAGAAGAGCGGTTGAAAGAGTTACTCGGACATACCCCTTTTCAAGTTGTGATTGGCCTCACTTGGGGGATAGGGGTCTGTCTATTGACCCTATCTGTCCTTTAA
- the crtE gene encoding geranylgeranyl diphosphate synthase CrtE has protein sequence MVMTGEDRVTQTETSDFDLASYLKEKKQLVEAALDQSLPITRPEKIYEAMRYSLLAGGKRLRPILCLTTCELMGGTREMSLPTACALEMIHTMSLIHDDLPAMDNDDYRRGKLTNHKVYGEDIAILAGDALLSYAFEYVATQTRNVDLANLMDVIARLGRTVGAAGLVGGQVLDLESEGRADVTVDTLKFIHIHKTGALLETSVVSGAILAGAKPEDIERLSRYAQNIGLAFQIIDDILDVTASTEELGKTAGKDQRDQKATYPSLWGLEESQKQAQALIDDAIAQLSPYGQSAQPLTAIAQFIVARKN, from the coding sequence ATGGTTATGACAGGTGAAGACCGTGTGACGCAGACAGAAACATCGGATTTTGATCTTGCGTCCTATCTTAAAGAAAAAAAACAGTTGGTGGAAGCAGCCCTCGATCAGTCCCTTCCCATTACCCGTCCCGAAAAAATCTACGAAGCGATGCGCTACTCTCTGTTGGCGGGGGGAAAACGATTACGCCCCATTCTCTGCTTAACTACCTGTGAGCTAATGGGAGGCACTAGAGAAATGTCTCTCCCCACTGCTTGCGCCTTAGAAATGATTCATACCATGTCTTTGATTCATGACGATCTCCCTGCTATGGATAACGATGATTACCGACGGGGAAAATTGACCAATCATAAGGTTTATGGGGAAGATATTGCCATTTTAGCAGGAGATGCTCTTTTATCCTACGCCTTTGAATATGTTGCAACCCAAACCCGTAACGTCGATTTAGCTAATCTCATGGATGTCATTGCCCGTTTAGGACGAACCGTGGGGGCTGCTGGATTAGTGGGGGGTCAAGTATTAGACCTAGAATCGGAAGGCAGAGCCGATGTTACCGTCGATACCTTAAAATTTATCCATATCCATAAAACAGGGGCATTATTAGAGACTTCTGTGGTGTCTGGAGCCATTTTAGCCGGAGCCAAGCCAGAAGACATAGAACGGCTATCTCGTTACGCTCAGAACATTGGCTTAGCCTTCCAAATCATCGATGATATTTTAGACGTAACCGCTAGTACCGAAGAATTAGGCAAAACCGCAGGAAAAGATCAACGGGACCAAAAAGCCACCTATCCCAGTTTATGGGGCTTAGAAGAATCTCAAAAACAAGCCCAAGCCCTGATTGACGATGCGATCGCCCAACTGAGTCCCTACGGCCAATCTGCTCAACCCCTAACAGCGATCGCTCAATTTATTGTTGCTCGCAAAAACTAA